The following proteins are co-located in the Pseudomonas antarctica genome:
- a CDS encoding ACP phosphodiesterase, whose product MNYLAHLHLGGQLPAQLLGSLYGDFVKGRLQGQFSPQIESAIQLHRSIDRFTDSHPLVGAALSRFSLTRKRYAGIVLDVFFDHCLARDWALYADQPLEHFTSQVYRVLAAEPQLPGRLAQIAPYMAADDWLGSYREFAVMEQVLRGISRRLTQPQELGHAMQELRVLYEPLSEDFRVFYPELQKFAQAHLATEI is encoded by the coding sequence ATGAATTATCTCGCACATCTGCACCTGGGCGGCCAACTTCCTGCGCAACTGCTGGGCAGCCTCTATGGTGATTTCGTCAAAGGCCGCCTGCAGGGGCAGTTCAGCCCGCAAATCGAGTCGGCGATTCAGTTGCATCGCTCGATCGACCGTTTCACCGACAGCCACCCGTTGGTAGGCGCGGCGTTGTCACGCTTCAGCCTGACCCGCAAGCGCTATGCCGGTATCGTCCTCGATGTGTTTTTCGACCATTGCCTGGCGCGGGATTGGGCGCTGTATGCCGACCAGCCGCTGGAGCACTTCACGTCGCAGGTGTATCGCGTACTGGCCGCCGAACCCCAGTTGCCGGGGCGGCTGGCGCAGATTGCGCCGTATATGGCAGCGGATGATTGGCTGGGCTCGTACCGTGAGTTCGCGGTGATGGAGCAGGTGTTGCGTGGGATCTCGCGGCGCCTGACACAGCCCCAGGAATTGGGCCATGCGATGCAGGAGTTGCGGGTTTTGTATGAGCCGTTGAGCGAAGACTTCCGGGTGTTCTACCCCGAATTGCAGAAATTCGCACAAGCCCATCTGGCTACAGAGATCTAA
- a CDS encoding ArsR/SmtB family transcription factor translates to MSIDLDEIIKALAHPVRRDILTWLKDPKVQFPEQLHNHEYGICAGQIDQRCGLSQSTVSAHLATLQRAGLISSQKAGQWHFFKRNEEVIQAFLAALTTELSAEIIEPL, encoded by the coding sequence ATGTCCATCGACCTCGACGAAATAATAAAAGCACTGGCACACCCAGTACGACGAGACATTCTCACCTGGCTCAAAGACCCGAAAGTGCAGTTCCCAGAGCAATTGCACAACCACGAATACGGCATCTGTGCCGGGCAGATCGACCAGCGCTGCGGCTTGTCCCAGTCGACCGTGTCGGCCCACCTGGCCACCCTGCAACGGGCCGGGTTGATCAGCAGCCAGAAGGCCGGGCAGTGGCACTTTTTCAAGCGTAATGAGGAAGTGATCCAAGCGTTCCTCGCGGCGCTCACGACTGAACTCAGCGCTGAAATCATCGAACCGCTGTAA
- a CDS encoding alkene reductase, whose amino-acid sequence MTTIFDPIKLGDLELSNRIIMAPLTRCRADAGRVPNALMAEYYVQRASAGLIISEATSVTPLGVGYPDTPGIWSNDQVRGWANVTKAVHGAGGKIVLQLWHVGRISHASYLNGETPVAPSAIQPKGHVSLVRPLADYPTPRALETAEIADIVDAYRVGAENAKAAGFDGVEIHGANGYLLDQFLQSSTNKRTDNYGGSLENRARLLLEVTDAAIEVWGAGRVGVHLAPRADSHDMGDDNLAETFTYVASELGKRGIAFICSREKEAGDSLGPQLKKAFGGPYIANERFTKDSANAWLASGKADAVAFGVPFIANPDLPARLKADAPLNEAHPETFYAKGPVGYIDYPTLAL is encoded by the coding sequence ATGACGACTATTTTCGATCCGATCAAACTGGGCGACCTGGAACTGTCGAACCGCATCATCATGGCGCCGCTGACCCGCTGCCGCGCTGATGCCGGTCGCGTGCCCAACGCGCTGATGGCCGAGTATTACGTGCAACGCGCTTCCGCCGGGCTGATCATCAGCGAAGCCACTTCCGTGACGCCGCTGGGCGTGGGCTACCCGGACACTCCGGGTATCTGGTCCAACGACCAGGTGCGCGGCTGGGCCAATGTGACCAAGGCCGTACACGGCGCAGGCGGCAAGATCGTCTTGCAACTGTGGCACGTTGGCCGGATCTCCCACGCGTCCTACCTGAACGGCGAAACCCCGGTGGCACCAAGCGCCATCCAGCCCAAAGGCCACGTGAGCCTGGTGCGTCCGCTGGCCGACTACCCAACGCCGCGTGCCCTGGAAACTGCTGAAATCGCCGACATCGTCGATGCTTACCGCGTCGGTGCCGAAAACGCCAAGGCCGCAGGCTTTGACGGCGTGGAAATCCACGGCGCCAACGGTTACCTGCTCGACCAGTTCCTGCAGAGCAGCACCAACAAACGTACCGACAACTACGGTGGTTCCCTGGAAAACCGTGCGCGCCTGCTGCTGGAAGTGACTGACGCCGCCATCGAAGTCTGGGGCGCCGGCCGTGTAGGTGTGCACCTGGCACCGCGCGCCGACTCCCATGACATGGGCGACGACAACCTGGCCGAAACCTTCACCTACGTCGCCAGCGAACTGGGCAAGCGTGGCATCGCGTTCATTTGCTCGCGTGAAAAAGAAGCCGGCGACAGCCTCGGCCCACAACTGAAAAAAGCCTTCGGCGGCCCGTACATCGCCAACGAACGCTTCACCAAAGACAGCGCCAATGCCTGGCTGGCTTCCGGTAAGGCTGATGCGGTGGCGTTTGGCGTACCGTTCATTGCCAACCCGGACCTGCCGGCGCGCCTGAAGGCCGATGCGCCATTGAATGAAGCGCACCCGGAAACCTTCTACGCCAAGGGCCCGGTCGGTTACATCGACTACCCGACACTGGCGCTCTGA
- a CDS encoding MFS transporter, with amino-acid sequence MPLSLLILALSAFAIGTTEFVIMGLLPDVAADLGVSIPGAGWLVTGYALGVAIGAPFMALATARLPRKAALVALMGIFIVGNLLCALASDYNVLMVARVVTALCHGAFFGIGSVVAANLVPANKRASAVALMFTGLTLANVLGVPLGTALGQEAGWRSTFWAVTVIGVVALIGLIRFLPAKRDEEKLDMRAELAALKGAGIWLSLTMTALFAASMFTLFTYVAPLLGDVTGVSPKGVTWTLLLIGLGLTVGNIIGGKLADKRLAATLIGVFISMAVVSTVLTWTSVAVIPTEITLFLWATASFAAVPALQINVVTFGKAAPNLVSTLNIGAFNIGNALGAWVGGSVIAHGFGLTSVPLAAAALAILALLVTLITFRQSGDADLAPATN; translated from the coding sequence ATGCCCCTCTCGCTACTCATACTGGCCCTGAGCGCCTTCGCCATCGGCACCACAGAGTTCGTCATCATGGGCTTGCTGCCCGATGTGGCGGCGGACCTGGGCGTGTCGATTCCCGGCGCCGGCTGGCTGGTCACTGGCTACGCATTGGGCGTGGCCATCGGCGCGCCCTTCATGGCCCTGGCCACCGCCAGGCTGCCACGCAAGGCCGCCCTGGTAGCGTTGATGGGCATCTTTATTGTCGGCAACCTGCTCTGTGCCCTGGCCAGTGACTACAACGTGCTGATGGTTGCCCGTGTGGTCACCGCGTTGTGCCACGGCGCCTTCTTTGGTATCGGTTCGGTGGTCGCCGCCAACCTGGTGCCGGCCAACAAGCGTGCTTCCGCTGTAGCCTTGATGTTCACCGGCCTGACCCTGGCCAACGTACTCGGCGTGCCGCTGGGTACCGCGCTGGGCCAGGAAGCCGGCTGGCGCTCGACCTTCTGGGCAGTGACCGTCATTGGGGTGGTGGCGCTGATCGGCCTGATTCGCTTCCTGCCGGCCAAGCGCGACGAAGAAAAACTCGACATGCGCGCCGAACTGGCCGCCCTCAAGGGCGCCGGCATCTGGTTGTCGCTGACCATGACCGCGCTGTTCGCCGCCTCCATGTTCACCCTCTTCACCTATGTCGCGCCGCTGCTCGGCGACGTCACCGGCGTGTCGCCCAAAGGCGTGACCTGGACCCTGCTGCTGATCGGCCTGGGCCTGACCGTGGGCAACATCATCGGCGGCAAGCTGGCGGACAAGCGCCTGGCGGCCACCCTGATCGGCGTGTTCATCAGCATGGCGGTGGTCTCCACGGTGTTGACCTGGACCAGCGTCGCGGTGATCCCGACTGAAATCACCCTGTTCCTGTGGGCCACCGCCTCGTTCGCCGCCGTACCGGCGCTGCAAATCAACGTGGTGACCTTCGGCAAGGCGGCACCGAACCTGGTGTCCACCCTGAACATCGGCGCCTTCAACATCGGCAACGCCCTGGGCGCCTGGGTTGGCGGCAGTGTGATTGCCCACGGTTTCGGCCTGACCAGCGTGCCTCTGGCCGCTGCGGCCCTGGCGATTCTTGCCCTGCTGGTGACCCTGATTACTTTCCGTCAGAGCGGCGATGCCGACCTGGCCCCTGCGACCAACTGA
- a CDS encoding TetR family transcriptional regulator, producing MVRRTKEEAQETRSQILQAAEQAFYERGVARTTLADIAALAGVTRGAIYWHFSNKSDLLQALLDTLHEPLDELARASESEDEVDPLGCMRKLLIHLFHQVALDPKTRRINEILFHKCEFTDEMCDMRRQRQTHSLECNLRIGLTLRNAIHRGQLPENLDTTRGAVCMHAYINGIIGQWLLVPDSFQLHQQAERWVDAGLDMLRLSPSLRN from the coding sequence ATGGTTCGTCGCACCAAAGAGGAAGCTCAGGAAACGCGCAGCCAAATTCTCCAAGCCGCCGAACAAGCCTTTTATGAGCGCGGCGTTGCGCGGACTACGCTGGCGGACATCGCCGCGTTGGCCGGGGTGACGCGCGGGGCTATCTATTGGCATTTCAGTAACAAGTCCGATTTGCTGCAGGCACTGCTCGACACGCTGCACGAACCGTTGGACGAGTTGGCCCGGGCCAGTGAGAGCGAGGATGAAGTCGACCCGCTTGGCTGTATGCGCAAGTTGTTGATTCATTTGTTTCATCAGGTGGCTCTGGACCCGAAAACCCGGCGCATCAACGAGATTTTGTTTCATAAGTGCGAGTTCACCGATGAAATGTGTGACATGCGTCGCCAGCGCCAGACCCATAGCCTGGAATGCAACCTACGTATCGGCCTGACCTTGCGTAACGCGATCCATCGCGGGCAACTTCCGGAAAATCTCGACACCACCCGTGGGGCGGTGTGCATGCATGCCTATATCAACGGGATCATTGGCCAGTGGCTGCTGGTGCCCGATAGCTTTCAACTGCATCAGCAGGCTGAACGCTGGGTTGATGCAGGGCTGGACATGCTGCGCCTGAGTCCCAGCCTGCGCAATTAA
- a CDS encoding efflux RND transporter periplasmic adaptor subunit, translating into MQLKPAVTALVTAVALASLLSGCKKEEAAPPAQTPQVGVVTIQPQAFTLTTELPGRTTAYRIAEVRPQVNGIILKRLFKEGGDVKEGQQLYQIDPSVYEATLKSAQASLTQTKSITDRYKQLVDEQAVSRQEYDTAVANRMTSEANVQTAQINVRYTKVFAPISGRIGRSSVTEGALVSNGQADAMAVIQQLDPIYVDVTQSSAEMLKLRRDLASGQLEKAGENAAKVKLTLEDGTAYGQDGKLEFSEVSVDQTTGSVTLRAVFPNPEHTLLPGMFVHAQLQAGVNSKAILAPQQGVTRDLKGTPTALIVNADNKVEQRELVANRTYGAYWLVEKGLNAGDRVITEGLQYVKPGVEVKVKPADNAKPADAGSAAAPAAAAGKGE; encoded by the coding sequence ATGCAACTTAAGCCAGCTGTTACCGCTCTGGTCACTGCCGTCGCCCTGGCATCGCTGCTCAGCGGATGTAAAAAGGAAGAAGCGGCTCCGCCCGCTCAAACCCCTCAGGTCGGCGTGGTCACCATTCAACCGCAAGCCTTTACCCTGACCACCGAGCTGCCGGGCCGCACGACGGCTTACCGCATCGCGGAGGTTCGTCCTCAGGTCAATGGCATCATTCTCAAGCGCCTGTTCAAGGAAGGCGGCGACGTGAAGGAAGGGCAACAGCTCTACCAGATCGACCCGTCGGTGTATGAAGCCACCCTGAAAAGCGCACAAGCGAGCCTGACCCAAACCAAGTCGATCACCGACCGCTACAAGCAGTTGGTCGATGAGCAAGCCGTCAGCCGTCAGGAATACGACACGGCCGTTGCCAACCGCATGACGTCGGAAGCCAACGTGCAAACCGCCCAGATCAACGTGCGCTACACCAAAGTGTTCGCGCCGATCTCCGGGCGTATTGGCCGTTCTTCGGTGACCGAAGGCGCACTGGTGAGCAATGGCCAGGCCGATGCCATGGCCGTGATCCAGCAACTGGACCCGATCTACGTCGACGTCACGCAGTCCTCGGCAGAAATGCTCAAACTGCGCCGCGACCTGGCAAGCGGTCAGCTGGAAAAAGCCGGCGAAAACGCTGCCAAGGTCAAGCTGACCCTGGAAGACGGCACCGCCTACGGCCAGGACGGCAAGCTGGAGTTCTCCGAAGTGTCGGTCGACCAGACCACCGGTTCCGTGACCCTGCGCGCCGTGTTCCCGAACCCTGAACACACCCTGCTGCCGGGCATGTTCGTCCACGCCCAGCTGCAAGCCGGCGTGAACAGCAAGGCTATCCTGGCACCGCAGCAAGGCGTGACCCGCGACCTGAAGGGCACTCCAACGGCGCTGATCGTCAACGCCGACAACAAGGTCGAGCAGCGTGAGCTGGTGGCCAACCGTACGTACGGTGCCTACTGGCTGGTGGAAAAAGGCTTGAACGCCGGTGACCGTGTGATCACAGAAGGCTTGCAGTACGTCAAGCCGGGCGTCGAGGTCAAGGTCAAGCCGGCCGACAACGCTAAGCCTGCTGACGCCGGCAGTGCTGCTGCTCCTGCTGCCGCTGCTGGCAAAGGGGAGTAA
- a CDS encoding efflux RND transporter permease subunit, translating into MSKFFIDRPIFAWVIALVIMLVGALSIMKLPINQYPAIAPTAIDIQVTYPGASAQTVQDTVVQVIEQQLNGIDNLRYVSSDSNSDGSMTITVTFNQGTNPDIAQVQVQNKLNLATPLLPQEVQQQGIRVTKSVKNFLMVIGLVSEDGSMTKDDLSNYIVSNIQDPISRTAGVGDFQVFGSQYAMRIWLDPGKLNNYQLTPVDVSTAISAQNVQVATGQLGGLPALPGTQLNATIIGKTRLQTAEQFGNILMKVNTDGSQVRLKDVARIELGGQNYSIAAQFNGKPASGMAIKLASGANALDTGKAIRATVASLEPFFPPGMKAVVPYDTTPVVTESISGVVDTLVEAIVLVFLVMFLFLQNFRATIITTMTVPVVLLGTFGILAAFGFTINTLTMFGMILAIGLLVDDAIVVVENVERVMAEEHLSPKEATVKSMGQIQGALVGIALVLSAVLLPMAFFGGSTGVIYKQFSITIVSAMALSVLVALIFTPALCATMLKPIDPEKHGQPKRGFFGWFNRTFDRGVLSYERGVGNMIKHKIPAFLVYALIIAGMIWLFMRIPAAFLPDEDQGVIFAQVQTPVGSTAERTQKVIDDMRTFLLNDKEGEPGEGKGVKSVFTVNGFNFAGRGQSSGLAFVMLKPWGERDASNSVFEIAKRAQGYFMQTFKDAMVFAIVPPSVLELGNATGFDVFLQDQGGVGHDKLMAARNQFLGMAAQSKILAGVRPNGVNDEPQYELTVDDEKASAQGITLSNINQTLAIALGGSYVNDFIDRGRVKKVYVQGEAASRMSPEDLNKWYVRSDSGKMVPLSAIASGKWIFGSPKLSRYNGVAAMEVLGTPAPGYSTGDAMAEVERIAKQLPAGVGYAWTGLSYEERLSGSQAPALYALSLLVVFLCLAALYESWSIPIAVILVVPLGVVGALMATSMRGLSNDVFFQVGLLVTVGLAAKNAILIVEFAKELHEQGKGIVEAAIEASRMRLRPIIMTSMAFVLGVLPLAISTGAGSGSQHAIGTGVIGGMITATVLAIFWVPLFFATVSAAGERKKTVTTETPKEAGQ; encoded by the coding sequence ATGTCGAAATTTTTTATCGACCGCCCCATTTTCGCCTGGGTTATTGCCCTGGTGATCATGCTGGTCGGGGCACTTTCGATCATGAAGTTGCCCATTAACCAATACCCGGCCATCGCGCCGACCGCCATCGACATCCAGGTGACCTACCCAGGTGCGTCCGCACAAACCGTGCAGGACACCGTGGTGCAGGTCATCGAGCAACAGCTCAACGGTATCGACAACCTGCGTTATGTTTCCTCGGACAGTAACTCCGACGGCAGCATGACCATCACCGTGACGTTCAACCAGGGTACCAACCCGGATATCGCCCAGGTTCAGGTGCAGAACAAGCTGAACCTGGCGACCCCACTGCTGCCGCAAGAAGTGCAGCAGCAAGGTATCCGCGTGACCAAGTCGGTGAAGAACTTCCTGATGGTAATCGGTCTGGTGTCGGAAGACGGCAGCATGACCAAGGACGACCTGTCCAACTACATCGTGTCGAACATCCAGGACCCGATTTCGCGGACCGCGGGTGTAGGTGACTTCCAGGTGTTCGGTTCGCAGTACGCCATGCGTATCTGGCTGGACCCGGGCAAGCTGAACAACTACCAGCTCACGCCGGTGGATGTGAGTACCGCGATTTCTGCACAGAACGTGCAGGTGGCTACCGGCCAACTGGGCGGCCTGCCTGCCCTGCCCGGCACCCAGCTGAACGCCACTATCATTGGCAAGACCCGCCTGCAGACTGCCGAGCAGTTCGGCAATATCCTGATGAAGGTCAATACCGACGGCTCACAGGTACGCCTGAAGGATGTTGCCCGTATTGAGCTCGGCGGCCAGAACTACAGCATCGCTGCGCAGTTCAACGGCAAGCCGGCTTCCGGTATGGCGATCAAGCTGGCTTCGGGCGCCAACGCCCTCGACACCGGCAAGGCCATCCGCGCCACCGTCGCGTCGCTCGAACCGTTCTTCCCGCCTGGGATGAAGGCGGTGGTGCCGTATGACACCACCCCAGTCGTGACCGAATCGATCTCCGGCGTAGTCGATACCCTGGTCGAAGCGATCGTGCTGGTGTTCCTGGTGATGTTCCTGTTCCTGCAGAACTTCCGCGCGACCATCATCACCACCATGACCGTACCCGTGGTGTTGCTGGGTACCTTCGGGATCCTGGCGGCGTTCGGTTTCACCATCAACACCCTGACCATGTTCGGCATGATCCTGGCCATCGGCTTGCTGGTGGATGACGCCATCGTCGTGGTGGAAAACGTCGAGCGGGTGATGGCCGAGGAGCACCTGTCGCCCAAGGAGGCGACGGTCAAGTCCATGGGCCAGATCCAGGGCGCCCTGGTGGGTATTGCCCTGGTACTGTCGGCGGTTCTGTTGCCGATGGCGTTCTTCGGTGGTTCCACCGGTGTGATTTACAAACAGTTCTCCATCACCATCGTTTCGGCCATGGCGTTGTCGGTACTGGTTGCGCTGATCTTCACCCCGGCCTTGTGCGCCACCATGCTCAAGCCGATCGACCCGGAAAAACACGGCCAACCCAAGCGTGGTTTCTTCGGCTGGTTCAACCGCACCTTCGACCGTGGCGTACTGAGCTACGAGCGCGGCGTGGGTAACATGATCAAGCACAAGATCCCGGCGTTCCTGGTGTACGCACTGATCATCGCCGGCATGATCTGGCTGTTCATGCGCATCCCTGCGGCGTTCCTGCCCGATGAAGACCAAGGCGTGATCTTTGCCCAGGTGCAGACGCCGGTAGGTTCTACGGCTGAACGTACGCAAAAAGTCATCGACGATATGCGTACATTCCTGCTCAACGACAAGGAAGGCGAGCCGGGCGAAGGCAAAGGCGTGAAATCGGTGTTTACCGTAAACGGCTTCAACTTCGCCGGTCGTGGCCAAAGTTCGGGCCTGGCCTTTGTGATGCTCAAGCCGTGGGGCGAGCGTGACGCTTCCAACTCGGTGTTCGAGATCGCCAAGCGCGCCCAGGGCTACTTCATGCAGACCTTCAAGGACGCCATGGTATTTGCCATCGTTCCGCCGTCTGTACTGGAACTGGGTAACGCCACCGGCTTCGACGTGTTCCTGCAAGACCAGGGCGGTGTCGGCCACGATAAATTGATGGCGGCGCGTAACCAGTTCCTGGGTATGGCAGCACAAAGCAAGATTCTGGCAGGTGTGCGCCCCAACGGCGTGAACGATGAGCCGCAGTACGAGCTCACCGTCGACGACGAGAAGGCCAGTGCCCAAGGCATCACCCTGTCGAACATCAACCAGACCCTGGCGATCGCCCTGGGTGGCAGCTACGTCAACGACTTCATCGACCGCGGTCGGGTGAAGAAGGTGTACGTGCAAGGTGAAGCCGCCAGCCGCATGTCGCCTGAAGACCTGAACAAATGGTACGTGCGTAGCGACTCCGGGAAGATGGTGCCGTTGTCCGCCATCGCTTCGGGCAAGTGGATCTTCGGTTCGCCGAAACTCTCGCGCTACAACGGTGTTGCGGCGATGGAAGTCCTCGGTACGCCGGCGCCGGGCTACAGTACCGGTGACGCCATGGCCGAAGTCGAACGTATTGCCAAGCAACTGCCGGCAGGTGTCGGCTATGCGTGGACCGGCCTGTCGTATGAAGAACGCCTGTCCGGCTCCCAGGCACCTGCGCTGTACGCCTTGTCGCTGCTGGTGGTGTTCCTCTGCCTCGCGGCACTGTACGAAAGCTGGTCGATCCCGATCGCAGTGATCCTGGTAGTGCCGCTGGGGGTTGTGGGTGCGTTGATGGCGACCAGCATGCGCGGGTTGTCGAACGACGTGTTCTTCCAGGTGGGCCTGTTGGTGACGGTGGGCTTGGCGGCGAAAAACGCCATCCTGATCGTGGAGTTTGCCAAAGAGCTCCACGAACAGGGCAAAGGCATCGTCGAGGCGGCCATCGAGGCGTCCCGCATGCGTCTGCGGCCGATCATCATGACCTCCATGGCGTTCGTCCTCGGCGTATTGCCACTGGCGATCTCCACCGGCGCCGGCTCAGGCAGCCAGCATGCCATCGGTACCGGCGTAATTGGCGGTATGATCACCGCCACCGTCCTGGCGATCTTCTGGGTCCCACTGTTCTTCGCGACCGTATCGGCCGCGGGCGAACGTAAAAAGACGGTTACTACTGAAACTCCTAAAGAGGCTGGCCAATGA
- the olsB gene encoding L-ornithine N(alpha)-acyltransferase, whose protein sequence is MTQIARISDTGNERRLQAERLIGAQALQEAQALRFNVFSGEFNAKLKGAELGLDMDDYDVHCSHIGVRDLNSGRLVATTRLLDHQAASTLGRFYSEEEFSLHGLLHLQGPILEIGRTCVDPAYRNGGTIAVLWGELAEVLNQGGYSYLMGCASIPMHDGGIQAHAIMQRLRERYLCNEHLRAEPKRPLPALDLPSNVIAEMPPLLKAYMRLGAKICGEPCWDEDFQVADVFILLKRDELCPRYARHFKAAM, encoded by the coding sequence ATGACTCAGATCGCCCGCATCAGCGACACCGGCAATGAACGCCGTCTGCAAGCCGAACGCCTGATTGGCGCGCAGGCATTGCAGGAAGCCCAGGCCCTGCGGTTCAACGTGTTCAGCGGCGAGTTCAACGCCAAGCTGAAAGGCGCGGAACTGGGTCTGGACATGGATGACTATGATGTTCACTGCAGCCACATTGGCGTGCGGGACTTGAACAGCGGTCGATTGGTGGCCACTACCCGTTTACTCGATCACCAGGCCGCCAGCACCCTGGGCCGGTTCTACAGCGAAGAAGAATTCAGCCTGCATGGCTTGCTGCACTTGCAAGGCCCGATCCTGGAGATCGGCCGCACCTGCGTCGACCCGGCCTATCGCAATGGCGGCACCATTGCCGTGTTGTGGGGCGAGTTGGCCGAGGTGTTAAATCAGGGCGGCTACAGCTACCTGATGGGCTGCGCGAGCATCCCGATGCACGACGGCGGCATCCAGGCCCACGCGATCATGCAGCGCCTGCGCGAACGCTACCTGTGCAACGAACACCTGCGCGCCGAGCCGAAAAGACCACTGCCGGCGCTGGACCTGCCGTCCAACGTGATCGCGGAAATGCCGCCGCTGCTCAAGGCCTATATGCGCCTGGGTGCGAAGATCTGCGGCGAGCCGTGCTGGGATGAAGATTTCCAGGTGGCCGACGTGTTCATCCTGCTCAAGCGCGATGAGTTGTGCCCGCGTTACGCGCGCCACTTCAAGGCGGCCATGTAA
- a CDS encoding lysophospholipid acyltransferase family protein, with amino-acid sequence MGRLRVYGRITRVLLVVALGLSMASVFGVFERLGVANSMVRRQRWSRFFMARLTNALPFRVTVHGELPTQPMLWVSNHVSWTDIPLLGAVAPMSFLSKAEVRTWPVAGWLAAKAGSLFIRRGSGDSQLIRKQMTRHLEQQHPLLMFPEGTTTDGRSLRTFHGRLLASAIDADVSLQPVAIRYLRDGQVDPLAPFIGDDDLLSHLMRLFGNDQGDVEIHVLTPIACAGQERAALAFQAQQAVQKALFGPLPETEQVAVRPAFAA; translated from the coding sequence ATGGGCCGCCTGCGCGTGTACGGGCGCATCACCCGGGTGCTGCTGGTGGTGGCGCTGGGCTTGAGCATGGCCAGTGTGTTTGGTGTGTTCGAGCGTTTGGGTGTGGCCAATTCGATGGTGCGGCGCCAGCGCTGGTCGCGGTTTTTTATGGCGCGGCTGACCAACGCCCTGCCCTTTCGCGTGACAGTGCACGGTGAACTGCCGACGCAGCCAATGCTGTGGGTGAGCAATCACGTGTCCTGGACCGATATTCCGTTGCTGGGCGCTGTGGCGCCGATGTCGTTTCTGTCCAAGGCCGAAGTGCGCACCTGGCCGGTGGCCGGCTGGTTGGCGGCCAAGGCCGGTAGCCTGTTTATCCGTCGGGGTTCAGGCGACAGCCAGTTGATCCGCAAGCAGATGACCCGTCATCTGGAGCAACAGCACCCGCTGCTGATGTTCCCGGAAGGCACCACCACCGACGGGCGCAGCCTGCGTACCTTTCACGGGCGCTTGCTGGCCAGTGCGATTGACGCGGACGTGTCGCTGCAACCGGTGGCAATTCGTTACCTGCGCGACGGGCAAGTGGACCCGCTGGCACCGTTTATTGGCGATGACGATTTGCTCTCGCACCTGATGCGCCTGTTTGGCAATGACCAGGGCGATGTGGAAATCCATGTGCTCACACCGATTGCCTGCGCCGGGCAGGAACGCGCAGCGCTAGCGTTCCAGGCGCAGCAGGCGGTGCAAAAGGCGTTGTTCGGGCCGTTGCCGGAAACTGAGCAGGTGGCGGTGCGACCGGCGTTTGCTGCCTGA